Proteins from a single region of Fodinibius sp. Rm-B-1B1-1:
- a CDS encoding YceI family protein, whose amino-acid sequence MTEKGHVEFDSSVPLHSFTGESDHLVGKITFSDSIVDFYVDVNTLKTGINKRDNDMLRTLEAEKHPFAEFYGKINSEIDLENTDPQDVTVEGEFTVHGVSNKTSITGTLKKTPNGLKINASWTLNMEDYNIEPPGILFYRVSEMIDVSISATLTPV is encoded by the coding sequence ATGACTGAAAAAGGACATGTTGAATTTGATTCTTCAGTTCCCCTGCATTCCTTTACCGGAGAGTCAGATCATTTGGTAGGTAAAATTACTTTCTCCGATAGTATCGTAGATTTTTATGTAGACGTGAACACGTTAAAAACCGGAATTAATAAACGTGATAATGATATGTTACGAACTCTGGAAGCTGAGAAACACCCTTTTGCTGAGTTCTATGGCAAAATTAATTCAGAAATTGATTTGGAAAATACTGATCCGCAAGACGTAACGGTAGAAGGAGAATTTACGGTTCACGGGGTTTCGAACAAGACTTCTATTACTGGCACGCTTAAAAAGACTCCCAATGGCCTGAAAATAAACGCTTCGTGGACCCTCAACATGGAGGATTATAATATTGAACCACCCGGTATTTTATTTTATCGTGTTAGCGAAATGATAGATGTGTCGATATCAGCGACCTTAACCCCTGTTTAA
- a CDS encoding DUF5777 family beta-barrel protein, with amino-acid sequence MTSKKSTVLLLFFLLVSIVPSKAQMERERARVVEPVETFWTPTLVSQATTEQLEGGNLNVTIMHSFGIATTRPIQNFFGLDNIQNVRLGIDIGLSDKWSVGIGRSSLFNVVDLRTKYALLRQNTNGEVPLSISLKGDLGIITQENRQPFEDDISTLVSAIVSKKLNEQLRLQLSPMYGHFSTVAAGNVNNLFAVGMGAQINLSERYSLITEYYPVLGDKNPDTNNAFSLGLNIQTGGHVFQMFFTSTRWHLEQYVMAQNREQFWAGDFRFGFNVNRIFGL; translated from the coding sequence ATGACTTCAAAGAAATCAACCGTACTCCTTTTATTCTTTTTGCTCGTATCTATTGTGCCAAGCAAAGCTCAAATGGAAAGGGAGCGGGCCAGAGTCGTAGAACCTGTAGAAACATTTTGGACTCCTACCCTTGTTTCTCAAGCCACTACTGAACAGCTCGAAGGCGGTAATTTAAATGTAACGATCATGCACAGTTTTGGGATTGCTACGACGAGACCCATCCAAAATTTCTTTGGGTTAGATAATATTCAAAATGTGCGTCTTGGGATTGATATTGGGCTTTCTGATAAATGGTCGGTTGGGATTGGTCGTTCTTCCCTGTTTAACGTTGTTGATTTACGAACTAAATACGCCTTGTTACGCCAAAATACCAATGGTGAAGTGCCACTAAGTATATCACTCAAGGGGGATCTGGGAATCATAACACAAGAAAATCGTCAACCTTTCGAAGATGATATCAGCACGTTGGTATCGGCTATAGTATCCAAAAAACTAAATGAACAGCTACGTCTGCAGCTGTCGCCCATGTATGGACATTTTAGTACCGTAGCGGCAGGAAATGTAAACAACCTATTTGCCGTGGGAATGGGTGCCCAGATTAATCTATCAGAACGTTATTCGTTAATTACAGAATATTATCCAGTACTGGGAGATAAAAATCCCGATACAAATAACGCATTTTCGCTTGGACTTAATATCCAAACTGGTGGACATGTTTTTCAGATGTTCTTTACCTCTACCCGCTGGCATTTGGAACAATATGTAATGGCCCAAAATCGAGAACAATTCTGGGCCGGTGATTTCCGGTTTGGATTTAATGTAAATCGGATATTTGGTCTGTAA
- a CDS encoding TM2 domain-containing protein: MANVIDYLPELEGDEAAYISKVMESMDEKTADRFTRVYRARRKDPQTVLLTALVGFFGVAGIHRFIVGQLGMGLLYLFTAGLCFIGTIVDVINYKNLAFEYNREVARDAVSLIQ; this comes from the coding sequence ATGGCTAATGTAATTGATTATTTACCAGAGCTTGAAGGGGATGAAGCCGCCTATATTTCCAAGGTGATGGAATCGATGGATGAGAAGACAGCTGATCGCTTTACCAGGGTGTATCGAGCGCGGAGAAAAGATCCACAAACTGTTTTATTAACAGCACTTGTTGGATTTTTTGGCGTAGCCGGTATCCATCGATTTATCGTTGGCCAATTGGGGATGGGACTATTGTATCTCTTTACTGCAGGACTCTGCTTTATCGGAACCATTGTGGATGTCATCAATTACAAGAACTTGGCCTTTGAGTATAACCGAGAAGTGGCCCGCGATGCTGTCTCATTAATTCAATAA
- a CDS encoding DUF2752 domain-containing protein: protein MRNIIKHLHKNYFEVAAFSIGLILLAFMDPNTTTGPGLCLLENLGFQYCPGDGLGHSISFFFRGEFSNALQSNILGPFAVFIIGGRIIYIVYKNSLNHNKIL, encoded by the coding sequence ATGAGAAATATTATTAAACATCTGCATAAAAACTACTTCGAAGTTGCGGCTTTTAGCATAGGCCTGATCTTGCTGGCTTTCATGGATCCTAATACGACAACAGGTCCGGGATTATGTCTGTTGGAAAACTTGGGATTTCAATATTGTCCGGGAGATGGATTGGGGCATTCCATATCATTTTTCTTTCGAGGTGAGTTTAGTAATGCATTGCAATCCAATATATTAGGACCTTTTGCCGTATTTATTATAGGTGGAAGAATTATATATATAGTATATAAAAACAGTTTAAATCATAACAAAATATTATAA
- a CDS encoding TonB-dependent receptor has protein sequence MSPAAIIAQEVDDSLKVDLDPIEVTAMHSVVTSAEAPVALSTLSKDLNEINGSATLSLEDISQQMPGIWVSDRQNYALGERLTIRGVGWRAAFGVRGVQVVLNDMPLTVADGQTMLNIVDPAFIRRAELLRGPAATYWGNSSGGVLYLSTNPPSNEGSNLRLKTMAGSYGTQKVEGQFSVSGSNHQVNGYTSYLNTDGFRDYSAAQVFRSGITGSVNLTSKSRLQYQAATINMPKAQHPSALTAQDAQNNPTNAVSSFVDAGAGKQIAQQQAGVSYMLETDTGTLDITGYGIYRDLSNPLPFGIITVQRSAGGLRTTFDKDWEQLKVKVGVETKFQHDDREEFENVGDARRGATTVDQVEQVWNQALFSTATYSINNFNILGGLRYDRITFNTDAPTADQSGSRTFESLSPNVGINYQPGNQNIFINLSTSFEAPTTTELVNRPSGGNGFNPNLKPEQTVGIETGIRGSILPQNLTYDLTFYRLWIDDLLFPYQLQTDGPTYYRNQGKTHHTGLEATLSWNVHRDITLSGNTTITEATFKEAQTPQGESLSDNEVPGIAPFRFNSQFHWTPGNFSLSLTYKHISSYMADNLNTAENEAYNVFDASFSFQEIFRSQSVEVQPFMNIDNIFDTRYNGSVSVNAFGGRYFEPAPGRSWQAGISVNF, from the coding sequence TTGAGCCCTGCGGCTATTATTGCCCAAGAAGTCGATGATAGTTTAAAGGTGGATCTGGATCCTATCGAAGTTACCGCGATGCACTCCGTGGTAACTTCGGCAGAAGCCCCTGTAGCATTGAGCACCCTATCAAAAGATCTGAATGAAATTAATGGCAGTGCTACCCTCTCACTCGAAGATATAAGTCAGCAAATGCCGGGCATTTGGGTTAGTGATCGACAAAATTATGCCTTAGGAGAACGACTAACAATTCGAGGGGTGGGATGGCGTGCTGCTTTTGGCGTTCGGGGCGTACAGGTGGTATTAAACGACATGCCACTTACCGTTGCCGATGGACAAACGATGCTCAATATCGTTGATCCGGCCTTTATTCGTCGGGCCGAATTACTACGGGGGCCTGCGGCTACTTATTGGGGAAACAGCAGTGGTGGCGTATTATATCTGTCAACAAACCCTCCATCTAATGAAGGGAGTAATCTTAGATTGAAAACGATGGCGGGATCCTATGGCACCCAGAAAGTTGAGGGACAATTTTCCGTTTCGGGCTCCAACCACCAGGTTAATGGATACACAAGCTATTTAAACACGGATGGTTTTCGGGATTACAGTGCTGCCCAGGTATTTCGGTCAGGCATTACCGGATCTGTCAACCTCACTTCCAAGAGCCGGCTCCAATACCAGGCAGCCACTATCAATATGCCCAAAGCTCAGCATCCGAGCGCCCTAACGGCCCAGGATGCTCAAAATAATCCTACCAATGCGGTATCTTCTTTTGTAGATGCAGGAGCCGGTAAGCAGATAGCCCAACAGCAAGCAGGTGTTTCATATATGCTTGAAACCGATACTGGCACCCTCGATATTACCGGTTATGGCATTTATCGTGATTTATCGAATCCCCTGCCCTTTGGAATTATTACCGTTCAACGTTCGGCGGGTGGATTGCGAACGACTTTTGATAAAGATTGGGAACAACTCAAAGTTAAAGTAGGTGTCGAAACCAAGTTTCAACATGATGATCGTGAAGAGTTTGAAAATGTAGGTGATGCCAGACGAGGGGCTACAACCGTCGATCAGGTTGAGCAGGTTTGGAATCAGGCGTTGTTTTCAACAGCCACCTATTCTATCAACAACTTTAATATCCTGGGCGGATTACGCTACGACCGTATCACTTTTAATACCGATGCCCCTACCGCCGACCAATCCGGAAGTCGTACGTTTGAGTCGTTAAGTCCCAATGTAGGCATAAACTATCAGCCGGGGAATCAAAACATATTTATCAATCTAAGCACCTCATTTGAAGCACCCACTACCACTGAATTAGTTAATCGTCCGAGTGGTGGCAATGGTTTTAATCCCAACTTAAAGCCCGAGCAAACAGTCGGTATTGAAACAGGCATCAGAGGCAGCATTCTTCCACAAAACTTAACCTACGACCTCACGTTTTACCGACTTTGGATCGACGATTTGCTGTTCCCCTATCAGCTCCAAACCGATGGCCCCACCTATTATCGAAACCAGGGAAAAACCCATCATACCGGGCTGGAAGCAACCCTCAGCTGGAACGTACATCGAGATATAACCCTATCAGGAAATACAACCATCACCGAGGCTACATTTAAAGAAGCGCAAACTCCTCAAGGGGAATCACTATCAGACAATGAAGTGCCTGGCATTGCTCCCTTTCGATTCAATAGCCAATTCCACTGGACACCCGGGAACTTTTCGTTGTCTCTAACCTATAAGCATATAAGTAGTTATATGGCCGATAATCTCAACACAGCCGAAAATGAAGCCTATAACGTTTTTGATGCTTCATTTAGCTTTCAAGAAATATTTCGCTCCCAAAGCGTTGAAGTGCAGCCGTTTATGAATATTGATAATATTTTTGATACTCGATATAACGGTTCTGTTTCGGTAAATGCTTTTGGCGGAAGATATTTTGAGCCAGCTCCCGGAAGGAGTTGGCAGGCAGGGATTTCGGTCAATTTTTAG
- a CDS encoding CPBP family intramembrane glutamic endopeptidase, translating to MVKIDDRTISKKKALVIFISTIVAGFILFALPNLFFGITKINGGLTGVNLLFIALFQLIAVGSLIYFSLGLLNKDFHYIGWSGKHWQTDSLLGLLVGLIWTALQFGWIIPNTGGAERADITQMLSMFDGTLVGTFSFIALGVIGGGITEEIFNRGYFINVLKDLFKNPKTGLYTAAVLSIAFFAIGHLPSDTLGWVDILIPTIAYTVLFLYTKRLTASIIAHGTYNMLAILLTYYMYYH from the coding sequence ATGGTAAAAATAGACGACAGAACCATTAGTAAGAAAAAAGCCCTTGTTATTTTTATTTCTACTATAGTTGCAGGATTTATTCTATTTGCACTCCCAAACTTATTTTTTGGAATCACAAAAATTAACGGTGGTCTTACAGGAGTAAACTTATTGTTTATCGCACTTTTCCAACTTATTGCTGTTGGTTCATTAATCTATTTTTCACTCGGATTATTAAATAAAGATTTCCATTATATCGGTTGGTCTGGCAAGCATTGGCAAACCGATAGCCTCCTTGGATTATTAGTCGGGTTGATCTGGACAGCTTTGCAATTCGGATGGATCATCCCCAATACAGGTGGAGCAGAAAGGGCAGATATCACTCAAATGCTCTCAATGTTTGATGGTACATTAGTAGGTACGTTTTCGTTTATAGCCTTGGGTGTCATTGGGGGTGGTATCACCGAAGAAATTTTTAACCGAGGTTACTTCATTAATGTACTAAAAGACCTATTTAAGAATCCAAAGACTGGACTATATACTGCTGCCGTATTATCAATTGCATTTTTTGCTATCGGACATTTACCGTCAGATACGTTGGGATGGGTTGACATTTTAATTCCAACTATTGCTTATACCGTGTTATTCTTATATACCAAACGGTTAACGGCATCGATAATAGCTCATGGGACATACAACATGTTAGCAATCTTACTAACCTACTACATGTATTATCATTAA
- a CDS encoding TlpA disulfide reductase family protein, with translation MEGTLNNIDTEHVLLQQAKGLNANQFDIVDTLLVDADRSFSASYSLEPHYYRLRIHDSLQIPFIADSGQHITMNIPSEREYDVSGSPDTELFEEYEAFRMEVLEETVYPIRGQLDDLLAEDNPEDAEQIENLGDRVLKAEAAYRDTLIHPVKKMGTSIAIYPTMVRWNGDKHLDYYEQLAADFAEEHKGLEVAELVSEKVRILKQVSLGGEVSEIVAPDTSGMERSLYDNLGKYTLIDFFGSWCGPCRSESDHLIRMYEQYHPSGFEIFGFGIEYQKDRWVRAINEDNRIWINVSTVDGYSNKIAQEYSITAIPKNFLVDEDGVIIAKDIHGHELEEKLKELFAEQ, from the coding sequence GTGGAAGGAACCCTAAATAACATCGATACCGAGCATGTGCTGCTGCAACAAGCAAAGGGGTTAAACGCAAATCAGTTTGATATCGTGGATACCTTGTTGGTAGATGCCGACCGTTCGTTTTCAGCATCCTATAGTCTTGAGCCTCATTATTACCGATTGCGTATTCATGACTCCCTGCAAATACCCTTCATTGCTGATTCTGGGCAACACATTACAATGAATATTCCCTCTGAAAGGGAATATGACGTATCTGGTTCGCCGGACACAGAACTTTTTGAAGAATATGAGGCGTTCAGAATGGAGGTTTTGGAAGAAACAGTGTACCCCATAAGAGGACAATTAGACGATTTGCTTGCTGAAGATAACCCGGAAGATGCTGAACAAATTGAAAATCTTGGGGACCGGGTATTGAAGGCAGAAGCAGCTTATCGTGATACCCTAATACATCCGGTTAAGAAGATGGGAACTTCAATCGCGATCTATCCGACTATGGTTCGCTGGAATGGTGATAAACATTTGGATTACTATGAACAGCTGGCCGCTGATTTTGCTGAAGAGCATAAAGGGCTTGAGGTTGCAGAACTGGTATCAGAGAAAGTTAGAATTTTAAAGCAGGTTTCCCTCGGCGGCGAAGTTTCAGAAATAGTCGCCCCCGATACATCTGGCATGGAGCGGTCTCTTTATGATAATCTTGGCAAGTACACCCTAATAGATTTTTTTGGTAGTTGGTGTGGTCCCTGTCGGTCAGAAAGTGATCACTTAATAAGAATGTATGAACAGTACCACCCCTCCGGGTTCGAAATTTTCGGCTTTGGTATTGAGTATCAAAAAGACCGATGGGTTCGAGCGATTAACGAGGACAACAGAATCTGGATCAATGTATCTACAGTCGATGGGTATTCCAACAAAATTGCCCAAGAGTACTCCATCACGGCAATCCCTAAAAACTTTCTTGTGGATGAGGACGGTGTCATCATTGCGAAAGACATTCATGGTCATGAGCTCGAAGAGAAGCTTAAGGAGTTGTTCGCAGAACAATGA
- a CDS encoding type II CAAX endopeptidase family protein, translated as MKNSGNQGIRRIRKRFSRISLKKGFFSILFFIILSVIGSYLVVNEFDLDSSWQNIIISYAVYVTPFLLIIWVLRETNQPFSFIVKGDSDELSQVFIAIPLIIISIGVAWMVILVLNEISAGAADNYLNWLSNTELFKFGPETTLLQYVLFLGMITVVAPVVEEIIFRGIMIERIGAKYNYSWAIVISSVIFGILHSEPVGAFISGVVLSLVYLKTRSLIIPILIHIANNSIASFFIIADETFVFSNSRWETTEPYISNAWVGILLFTAGIGWLSWYLKHNWKNVVEQQGFKLKAEKNE; from the coding sequence ATGAAAAATTCAGGTAATCAAGGGATCAGGAGAATTCGAAAACGTTTTAGCAGAATCTCACTTAAAAAAGGATTCTTTTCGATTCTCTTCTTTATTATTCTTTCGGTTATTGGATCCTATCTTGTCGTGAATGAATTTGACCTCGATAGCTCTTGGCAAAATATCATCATTAGTTATGCTGTTTATGTAACTCCCTTTTTACTCATTATTTGGGTACTACGGGAAACTAATCAGCCTTTCAGCTTTATTGTCAAAGGAGACTCAGACGAACTTTCGCAAGTATTTATTGCTATTCCCTTAATAATCATTTCAATTGGAGTGGCATGGATGGTTATTCTTGTTTTGAATGAAATAAGTGCGGGAGCTGCAGATAATTATTTAAACTGGCTCAGTAATACTGAACTATTTAAATTTGGCCCTGAGACTACATTGCTTCAATATGTACTCTTTTTGGGAATGATCACGGTTGTTGCACCAGTAGTGGAAGAAATAATTTTCAGGGGTATTATGATTGAACGTATAGGTGCTAAATACAACTATAGCTGGGCAATAGTTATCTCTTCTGTTATCTTTGGCATTCTACACTCGGAGCCGGTGGGCGCATTTATTTCTGGTGTTGTCCTCAGCCTTGTATATCTAAAAACAAGATCCTTAATCATTCCAATTTTGATTCATATTGCCAACAATAGTATTGCTTCGTTTTTTATCATTGCTGATGAAACGTTTGTTTTTAGCAATAGCAGATGGGAAACAACTGAACCGTACATTTCAAATGCTTGGGTTGGGATATTACTTTTTACTGCTGGTATTGGTTGGCTTAGCTGGTATCTAAAACATAACTGGAAAAATGTAGTTGAACAGCAGGGGTTTAAATTGAAAGCAGAAAAAAATGAATAG
- a CDS encoding Crp/Fnr family transcriptional regulator, whose product MNRESEFITFIKTITDLPAEQENKFRDLLSVKHIEKGDFFVRAGRISRNIAFVKQGLFRYFYTTEDGMQFTKGFFDVNSVLSAYDAIIENSPAHYSIEALEDAVIETVDYDKFRQLFPEDPCWNNFLVTLLQKGYLAKVQRERQFLLMNAEQRYHAFLKRYPDLEKRIKQHIIASYIGIAPESLSRIRKK is encoded by the coding sequence ATGAATAGAGAAAGTGAATTTATAACGTTTATCAAAACAATTACGGACCTTCCTGCTGAACAGGAAAACAAATTTCGCGATCTTCTTTCCGTAAAACATATTGAAAAGGGAGATTTCTTTGTCCGGGCTGGGCGGATTTCCAGAAACATTGCCTTTGTAAAGCAGGGACTATTCAGGTATTTCTATACCACCGAGGATGGAATGCAATTCACCAAGGGGTTCTTTGATGTTAACTCGGTGCTAAGTGCTTATGATGCGATTATTGAAAACAGTCCGGCCCACTACTCTATTGAGGCACTCGAGGATGCTGTTATTGAGACCGTAGATTATGATAAATTTCGCCAACTGTTTCCAGAAGATCCCTGTTGGAATAATTTTTTGGTCACTCTTCTGCAGAAAGGATACCTGGCCAAAGTACAGCGGGAACGCCAATTTTTATTAATGAATGCCGAGCAGCGGTATCACGCTTTTTTGAAGCGATATCCCGATCTTGAAAAAAGAATTAAACAGCACATTATCGCCTCTTACATAGGCATCGCTCCCGAATCTCTTAGCAGGATTAGAAAAAAATAA